CGGCATTCCCGAGCGTTCGACGCGCTCACGCAGTTCTTTGACCGCGCGCTGCGTCTCGTCGCCGTCGCCCAACTCCTTCTGGATCGCCTCCATCTGCTGGCGCAGCACGAACTCCTTCTGGCGCTGATCGATGTTCTCGCGCACCTGATCCTGGATCTGCTGCCCGACCTCGAGCACGCTCTCCTGGTGGGCGAGGATGGTGTGGAGCTTTTTGAGCCTTTCCTTCACGTCGAGCAGTGCCAGCAGCGCCTGCTTGTCCTCGCCGGGTAGATCGAACAGCGAGGCGATGAAGTCCGACAGCCGGGCCGGCGGATTCAGATTGCGCGCCGCGGCCGCCGCCTCATCGGGGAGTTGTGGCGAGAGCTTCACGACCCGCTCGAAGTTCTCGAGCACCTGCTGCGTGAGCGCCTGGGCCTCGATGTCGTCGACGTCGATCTCGCGCAGTGGTTCGACGTGCGCTCGCAGATAGGGCTCGAGCCCCGCGGGTCGGGCGAAGCGCACCCGTGCGATGCCCTGCAGCAGCACCGAGACCTGATCGTCCGAAACCCGCACCATGCGAAGCACATTCGCGAGCGTTCCGACTTCGTAGAGATCGGCGGGTGCCGGATCGTCCTGAGTGGCGTCGCGCTGCGCGAAGACGCCGATGATGCGATCGCCGCTCATGACTTCGGACAGCAACTGGCGGCCCTTCGGCCGTCCCACGTTGAGCGGGATGATCGCGAACGGGAACAGCACGGTGTTGCGCACGGGCAAGATCGGCACCACCCGAGGGATCACGATCTGCTGATTCGCAACGCTGCTGGGCCCGGCGCCCGGTTGCATCGGCAGCGCGAGGAACTGTTTGCCCTCGGGCGCCACCTGCACTTCGGTCGCGCGGTGCGGCGCACGCGCGCGCGGCGCGGGCTTCGAAACGCGCGTCGCGCGATTCGGTTTGCGCGTCACGGGCTTCGACTTGCTCGTCGCGCGCTTCGACTTGCGCATCGTGGGCTTCGACTTGCGCGTCGTGGGCTTCGGCTTGGGCGTCACGCGCTTCGGCTTGCGCGCAGCGCGACCGGCGCCCGCAACCGCCGCCGCGGTTCGCTTCGAGCGCCTGCCGGCGCGCCGGGTACCCGATTGAATCGCCATGTCAGCGCCCCTGGATGGTGACGTCGGCGCGGCGGGCGCTCCGAACGGCGGTGCGAATCCGGATCTCGAGCATTCCGTCGCGATACAGGGCCTCGACCTTGTCGGGGTCGGCTTCCCACGGCAGCTCGATCGTGCGGCTGAACTCTCCGAAGTAGATCTCGGCGCGATGGTAATGCTCGGAGGCCGGTTCCTGCGGTCCCTGGCGGCGCCCCGAAACCTCGAGCACCGAGCCGGTGAGGCGCACGCGCACCGACTCGCGCGGAACGCCCGCCAGTTCCAGGATCACGCGGGCGTAGTCGCGGCCCACGACGACGTCGGCGGGCGGGGACCAGGGCTGCTCCGAGAAGTGGGATCCGGGCAGGCGGTGGTAGACCAGATCGCGCCACAAGCGTTCGACTTCACGCTGCGTGCGATCGCTGGGATCGTCGGCGGGCTCTTTCATGGGGCTCCTCGAAG
This sequence is a window from Candidatus Eisenbacteria bacterium. Protein-coding genes within it:
- a CDS encoding Hsp20/alpha crystallin family protein; the protein is MKEPADDPSDRTQREVERLWRDLVYHRLPGSHFSEQPWSPPADVVVGRDYARVILELAGVPRESVRVRLTGSVLEVSGRRQGPQEPASEHYHRAEIYFGEFSRTIELPWEADPDKVEALYRDGMLEIRIRTAVRSARRADVTIQGR